Proteins encoded in a region of the Mesoflavibacter profundi genome:
- a CDS encoding DUF4290 domain-containing protein — MIDNLEYNTEREHLIIPEYGRHIQKMINYAKSRETKEERNKLAKAIIAVMGNLQPHLRDVPDFQHKLWDQLFIMSNFELDADSPFDKPSKEELSGRPVPLRYPQNFPKYRFYGNNIKTMIDVANTWEEGEMKEALVYTIANHMKKCFLNWNKDTVEDQVIFDHLFELSNGKINIKNSEEDLTDANSLMKASSGKKYSNNKKGHKKNNRNRKRY; from the coding sequence TTGATAGATAATTTAGAGTATAACACAGAGCGTGAACATTTAATTATTCCAGAATATGGTAGACATATTCAAAAAATGATTAACTACGCAAAATCAAGAGAAACAAAAGAAGAACGCAATAAATTAGCCAAAGCAATTATAGCTGTAATGGGTAATTTGCAACCGCATTTGCGTGATGTTCCAGATTTTCAGCATAAACTTTGGGATCAACTTTTTATCATGTCTAATTTTGAATTAGATGCAGATTCACCATTTGACAAACCATCTAAAGAAGAATTGTCAGGTCGACCTGTACCATTAAGATATCCTCAAAATTTTCCTAAGTACCGTTTTTATGGTAATAACATCAAAACAATGATAGATGTTGCAAACACTTGGGAAGAAGGAGAAATGAAAGAAGCATTAGTTTATACAATTGCTAATCACATGAAAAAATGCTTCTTAAATTGGAATAAAGACACAGTAGAAGATCAAGTAATTTTTGATCATTTATTTGAATTATCTAACGGAAAAATTAATATCAAAAACTCTGAAGAAGATTTAACAGACGCCAACAGTCTTATGAAAGCTTCTAGCGGAAAAAAATATTCCAACAACAAAAAAGGACACAAAAAGAATAACCGTAACCGAAAAAGATACTAA
- the murA gene encoding UDP-N-acetylglucosamine 1-carboxyvinyltransferase: MGTFKIEGGHQLKGSIQPQGAKNEALQILCAVLLTPEKVTINNIPDIIDVNKLITLLGNLGVKVEKLSEGTYSFQADQVDLNYLESAAFKEEGRGLRGSIMIVGPLLARFGKGYIPKPGGDKIGRRRLDTHFEGFINLGAKFRYNREDYFYGVEADKLVGTDMLLDEASVTGTANIVMAAVLAQGTTTIYNAACEPYLQQLCKMLNRMGAKISGVGSNLLTIEGVDSLGGTEHTMLPDMIEIGSWIGLAAMTKSELTIKNVSWDDLGQIPNVFRKLGITVEKQGDDIHIPAHTDGYEIQNYIDGSILTIADAPWPGFTPDLLSIVLVVATQARGEVLVHQKMFESRLFFVDKLIDMGAKIILCDPHRATVIGHDFKSTLKATTMVSPDIRAGISLLIAALSAKGTSTIHNIEQIDRGYQKIVERLKAIGAKIERLEGN; this comes from the coding sequence ATGGGAACATTTAAAATTGAAGGTGGACACCAATTAAAAGGAAGCATTCAGCCTCAAGGAGCAAAAAACGAAGCATTACAAATTTTATGCGCAGTACTTTTAACTCCAGAAAAAGTCACCATAAATAACATTCCAGATATAATTGACGTAAACAAACTAATTACGTTATTAGGAAATTTAGGTGTTAAAGTAGAAAAACTTTCTGAAGGCACTTACAGTTTTCAAGCCGATCAAGTAGATTTAAATTATTTAGAATCTGCAGCATTTAAAGAAGAAGGTCGTGGTTTACGTGGTTCAATAATGATTGTTGGACCATTATTAGCACGTTTTGGTAAAGGATATATCCCAAAACCAGGTGGCGATAAAATTGGTCGTCGTCGTTTAGATACCCATTTTGAAGGATTTATAAATCTTGGCGCTAAATTTAGATACAACCGTGAAGATTATTTTTACGGTGTAGAAGCAGATAAATTAGTAGGAACCGATATGCTTTTAGACGAAGCATCTGTAACTGGTACAGCAAACATTGTGATGGCTGCTGTATTAGCACAAGGAACTACAACAATATACAACGCAGCTTGCGAGCCTTATTTACAGCAATTATGCAAAATGCTTAACAGAATGGGCGCAAAAATCTCTGGCGTTGGTTCTAATTTATTAACTATTGAAGGTGTTGATAGTCTTGGCGGAACAGAGCATACCATGTTACCAGATATGATCGAAATTGGTAGTTGGATTGGTTTGGCAGCAATGACAAAGTCTGAACTTACAATTAAAAATGTAAGTTGGGATGATTTGGGACAAATACCAAACGTCTTTAGAAAACTAGGAATTACTGTTGAAAAACAAGGTGATGATATACATATTCCAGCACATACAGATGGTTACGAAATACAAAACTACATAGATGGTTCTATTCTAACCATAGCAGATGCACCTTGGCCTGGTTTTACTCCAGATTTATTAAGTATTGTTTTGGTTGTAGCAACACAGGCTAGAGGAGAAGTACTAGTACACCAAAAAATGTTTGAAAGTCGTTTATTCTTCGTGGATAAATTAATAGATATGGGCGCAAAAATTATACTTTGTGATCCGCATCGTGCTACGGTAATTGGTCATGATTTTAAATCAACCTTAAAAGCAACAACCATGGTGTCTCCAGATATTAGAGCAGGAATTAGTTTGTTAATTGCTGCACTTTCTGCAAAAGGGACAAGTACAATTCATAATATAGAGCAAATCGATAGAGGTTATCAAAAAATAGTAGAACGTCTTAAAGCTATTGGAGCAAAAATTGAACGTTTAGAAGGCAATTAA
- a CDS encoding TIGR03643 family protein has translation MNKNLTIREIDRIIEMAWEDRTTFDAIAFQFGLKEQEVINLMRREMKPSSFRLWRKRVQGRATKHQKLRSFESGRFKCSRQKQITHNKISKR, from the coding sequence ATGAATAAGAATTTGACGATAAGGGAAATTGATAGAATAATAGAAATGGCTTGGGAAGATCGCACTACCTTTGATGCTATCGCTTTTCAATTTGGTTTAAAAGAGCAAGAAGTTATCAATCTGATGCGTAGAGAGATGAAACCAAGTAGCTTTAGACTTTGGCGAAAACGCGTTCAAGGAAGAGCTACTAAGCACCAAAAACTTAGATCTTTTGAATCTGGAAGATTTAAATGCTCTAGACAAAAACAAATTACACATAATAAAATATCTAAAAGATAG
- the fmt gene encoding methionyl-tRNA formyltransferase, with amino-acid sequence MKDLKIVFMGTPDFAVATLKQIIENKFNVVGVITAPDKPAGRGRKLNESAVKKYAKEQGLHILQPTNLKDQSFLEELKSLNANLQIIVAFRMLPKVVWDMPKYGTFNLHASLLPNYRGAAPINWAIINGETTTGVSTFFIDEKIDTGEMILQKEVEINPKENAGSLHDKLMLIGSDLVIDTIKLIQEGQVKTIPQPEDATIKTAYKLNRDNCKIDWNKNIDQIYNQIRGLSPYPAAWSILENGDQKLDVKIYQTEKEIENHNLTIGSIIFDKSSIKVAVNKGFINIIEIKLPGKRLMDVKSLLNGFTLEENAKML; translated from the coding sequence ATGAAAGACTTAAAAATCGTATTTATGGGTACACCAGATTTTGCTGTTGCAACCCTAAAACAAATAATAGAAAACAAATTTAATGTAGTTGGCGTTATTACTGCTCCAGATAAACCTGCGGGAAGAGGAAGAAAACTTAATGAAAGTGCAGTAAAAAAATATGCAAAAGAACAAGGATTACATATATTACAACCAACTAACTTAAAAGATCAATCGTTTTTAGAAGAACTTAAATCCCTAAATGCCAACTTACAAATAATAGTTGCATTTAGAATGCTACCTAAAGTAGTATGGGATATGCCTAAATACGGTACATTTAATCTACATGCGTCTTTATTACCAAACTATCGTGGAGCAGCACCAATAAATTGGGCTATAATTAATGGTGAAACTACAACAGGTGTATCTACGTTTTTTATAGATGAAAAAATAGACACAGGAGAAATGATTTTACAAAAAGAAGTAGAAATTAATCCTAAAGAAAACGCAGGAAGTTTACATGACAAATTAATGCTTATTGGTAGCGACCTTGTAATAGATACCATAAAACTTATACAAGAAGGACAAGTAAAAACAATACCTCAACCAGAAGATGCTACAATTAAAACAGCTTATAAATTAAATAGAGATAACTGTAAAATAGATTGGAACAAAAACATCGATCAAATTTACAATCAAATTAGAGGATTAAGTCCATATCCAGCAGCTTGGTCTATTTTAGAAAACGGAGATCAAAAATTAGACGTTAAAATCTATCAAACAGAAAAAGAAATTGAAAATCATAATTTAACAATTGGAAGCATTATTTTTGACAAATCCTCAATTAAAGTAGCTGTAAATAAAGGATTTATAAATATAATTGAAATTAAGCTACCAGGTAAACGATTAATGGATGTAAAATCTTTATTAAATGGATTTACATTAGAAGAAAATGCAAAAATGCTGTAA
- a CDS encoding TspO/MBR family protein, which yields MSLLKKIVFFLFINFGSLGLGSWLMNNGPRSDWYNNLNQAPWTPAGWVFGVAWSFIMICFSVYMAYLFSQLTSEKVKIAFSIQVFLNIIWNFIFFNQHLILLGLITIILLTIVVFYIFFSFRKIMKTKSLLLLPYMIWLLIATSLNAYILFNN from the coding sequence ATGAGTCTTTTAAAAAAAATAGTCTTTTTTCTGTTTATTAACTTTGGAAGTTTAGGTCTTGGCAGTTGGTTAATGAATAATGGACCAAGATCAGACTGGTATAACAACTTAAATCAAGCTCCATGGACGCCAGCAGGTTGGGTTTTTGGTGTAGCTTGGTCGTTTATTATGATATGTTTTTCGGTTTATATGGCTTATTTATTTAGTCAATTAACGTCTGAAAAAGTAAAAATAGCCTTTAGCATTCAAGTGTTTTTAAACATTATTTGGAATTTCATTTTCTTCAACCAACATTTAATTTTACTTGGATTAATTACTATAATACTTCTAACCATTGTTGTGTTTTATATCTTCTTCAGCTTTAGAAAAATAATGAAAACCAAAAGTTTACTACTCTTACCATATATGATTTGGCTGTTAATCGCAACGTCTTTAAACGCCTACATTCTTTTTAACAATTAA
- a CDS encoding cryptochrome/photolyase family protein, with the protein MKQPLNIFWFRRDLRLDDNVGFYNALKADKPVLPIFIFDKEILNELPEDDARVTFIFNTLQSMRKTLQDERDSSIAMFYSSPKDVFKQLVEDYEIDTVYTNHDYEPYAKTRDNEIENFLAEKDINFKTFKDQVIFEKDEVVKQDGDPYVVYTPYMRTWKEKFKNHDLNIYYTNEYLDNLVKNTRLPNVTLSDMGFKTSSQKIADYKVTPTLIQEYEDKRNFPAKDATSKLGPHLRFGTVSVRKMVKKAIAEKNEIFWQELIWREFFMQILWHYPKTQTNAFKSKYDNIKWRNNKEEFEAWKSGNTGYPLVDAGMRELNETGFMHNRVRMLVGSFLCKHLLIDWRWGEAYFAEKLHDYEMASNVGNWQWVAGSGVDAAPYFRIFNPTTQIDKFDKEHKYIKKWVPEYQKLTYTKPIVDHKAARERCLKVYKEAVS; encoded by the coding sequence ATGAAACAACCTTTAAATATATTCTGGTTTAGACGCGACCTTAGATTAGACGATAACGTAGGCTTTTACAATGCTTTAAAAGCAGATAAACCTGTGTTACCTATCTTTATTTTTGATAAAGAAATTTTAAACGAATTACCAGAAGATGACGCAAGAGTGACTTTCATTTTTAATACATTGCAAAGCATGCGTAAAACGCTTCAAGATGAACGTGACAGTAGCATTGCTATGTTTTATAGTTCGCCAAAAGACGTCTTTAAACAGTTAGTAGAAGATTATGAAATAGATACCGTTTATACCAATCACGATTATGAGCCTTACGCCAAAACTCGTGATAACGAAATTGAAAACTTTTTAGCAGAAAAAGATATCAATTTTAAAACCTTTAAAGACCAAGTTATCTTTGAAAAAGACGAAGTTGTTAAGCAAGATGGCGATCCATACGTGGTTTACACACCATACATGCGTACTTGGAAAGAAAAGTTTAAAAACCACGACCTCAACATCTATTACACTAACGAATATTTAGACAATTTGGTAAAAAATACAAGATTGCCAAATGTAACGCTTTCTGACATGGGATTTAAAACGTCTTCACAAAAAATTGCAGATTACAAAGTAACACCAACGTTAATCCAAGAATACGAAGACAAACGAAATTTCCCTGCCAAAGACGCGACTTCAAAACTTGGTCCGCATTTACGATTTGGTACCGTTAGCGTACGTAAAATGGTGAAAAAAGCAATTGCAGAAAAAAACGAAATCTTTTGGCAAGAGCTAATTTGGCGCGAGTTTTTTATGCAAATTTTATGGCATTACCCAAAAACACAAACCAATGCGTTTAAGTCTAAATACGACAATATTAAATGGCGAAATAACAAAGAAGAATTTGAAGCTTGGAAATCTGGAAACACTGGTTATCCTTTGGTAGACGCTGGCATGCGAGAGCTTAACGAAACTGGTTTTATGCACAATCGTGTACGCATGTTAGTTGGTAGTTTTTTATGCAAACATTTATTAATAGATTGGCGTTGGGGCGAAGCTTATTTTGCCGAAAAATTACACGATTACGAAATGGCAAGCAACGTTGGTAACTGGCAATGGGTTGCAGGATCTGGTGTAGATGCAGCACCATACTTTAGAATTTTTAATCCAACCACACAAATTGATAAGTTTGATAAAGAACACAAATACATTAAAAAATGGGTTCCAGAATATCAAAAGTTAACTTATACTAAACCAATTGTAGACCATAAAGCTGCAAGAGAACGCTGCTTAAAGGTTTACAAAGAAGCAGTATCTTAA
- a CDS encoding glutathione peroxidase gives MNVLKAFLITFCAMSTKPEINMTSIYDIKINSLQGQPIDLNAFKGKHILFVNVASKCGFTPQYKELQKLHEQYGDKVAIIGVPCNQFGGQEPGTSNEILEFCEVNYGVSFLITEKIDVKGSNKHPLYEWLTEKSKNGTKDSKVKWNFQKYLVDPEGHLVDYYFSVTSPNNNKILKHFR, from the coding sequence ATGAACGTATTAAAAGCATTCTTAATCACTTTTTGCGCAATGTCTACAAAACCTGAAATAAATATGACTTCCATTTACGACATAAAAATCAATAGCTTACAAGGTCAACCCATAGATTTAAATGCATTTAAAGGAAAACATATTCTTTTTGTAAATGTGGCTTCAAAATGCGGATTTACGCCTCAATACAAAGAGTTACAAAAACTACATGAGCAATATGGCGATAAGGTTGCCATTATTGGTGTACCATGCAACCAATTTGGAGGACAAGAACCAGGAACAAGTAATGAAATATTGGAATTTTGTGAAGTTAATTACGGCGTATCATTTTTAATTACAGAAAAAATAGATGTAAAAGGCTCTAACAAACATCCATTATACGAGTGGCTAACAGAAAAGTCTAAAAACGGAACAAAAGATTCTAAGGTGAAATGGAATTTTCAGAAATATTTAGTAGATCCGGAAGGACATTTAGTCGATTATTATTTTTCAGTGACTTCACCTAACAACAACAAAATTTTAAAACACTTTAGATAA
- a CDS encoding SRPBCC family protein, with the protein MKIYRLHQKQNLPITKQEAWDFLSDPKNLKVITPDYMGFHILSGADRPMFAGQIIQYIVTPVLGIKTKWVTEITHVIDGEYFVDEQRFGPYSLWHHKHFIKEIDGGVEMEDIIDYKVPMGFLGQLVHPVLVKPKLKEIFDYRTKKLEELFGKF; encoded by the coding sequence ATGAAAATTTACAGATTACATCAAAAACAAAATTTACCAATCACAAAACAAGAAGCTTGGGATTTTTTGTCAGATCCAAAAAACTTAAAAGTCATCACTCCAGATTATATGGGATTTCATATACTTTCTGGAGCAGATAGACCAATGTTTGCCGGTCAAATCATTCAATATATTGTCACACCAGTTTTAGGAATTAAAACAAAATGGGTAACGGAAATTACTCATGTTATTGATGGCGAATATTTTGTAGACGAACAACGTTTTGGTCCATATTCACTGTGGCATCACAAGCATTTTATTAAAGAAATTGATGGCGGCGTAGAAATGGAAGACATTATCGATTATAAAGTCCCAATGGGCTTTTTAGGACAATTAGTCCATCCTGTTTTAGTTAAACCAAAACTGAAAGAAATCTTTGATTATCGTACCAAAAAACTAGAAGAACTATTTGGTAAATTTTAA
- a CDS encoding DUF493 family protein → MNNTPNKDEFYAKLKSQLQDTALWPTEYLYKFIVQTEKTKIEHVEVIFDNMGAVINTKESSNGKYTSVSISVKMKNPDHVIEKYKEVGEKIEGVISL, encoded by the coding sequence ATGAATAATACACCAAATAAAGACGAATTTTACGCAAAGTTAAAAAGCCAATTGCAAGATACAGCATTGTGGCCAACAGAGTATTTATATAAATTTATTGTTCAGACAGAAAAAACTAAGATAGAACATGTTGAAGTTATTTTTGATAATATGGGAGCAGTAATTAATACTAAAGAGTCTAGTAACGGTAAATACACTAGTGTATCTATTAGTGTAAAAATGAAAAATCCAGACCACGTTATAGAAAAATATAAAGAGGTCGGAGAAAAAATTGAAGGAGTGATTAGTCTTTAG
- a CDS encoding AAA family ATPase yields MITKKIVITGGPGTGKSSIINELKKRGYACYEEISRQVILDARKDGIEQLFLTKPLLFSELLLKGREQQYVNAANSDNEFVFLDRGIPDVVAYMDYASEEYPENFITSCQNNTYDYVFILAPWQEIFRSDNERYENFEQAKKIHHSLLDTYKKYDYHLQDVPFGSIEERANHILNVVKAL; encoded by the coding sequence TTGATTACAAAAAAAATAGTCATTACTGGTGGACCAGGAACTGGTAAATCTTCTATTATTAACGAGCTTAAAAAACGTGGTTATGCTTGTTATGAAGAAATCTCGAGACAAGTCATTTTAGATGCTAGAAAAGATGGCATTGAACAACTTTTTTTAACTAAACCTTTATTATTTAGCGAATTACTTTTAAAAGGTAGAGAACAACAATATGTTAATGCTGCTAATAGTGATAATGAATTTGTGTTTTTAGATAGAGGTATTCCAGATGTTGTGGCTTACATGGATTATGCTAGCGAAGAGTATCCGGAAAACTTTATCACTTCTTGCCAAAATAACACGTACGATTATGTTTTTATTCTTGCTCCTTGGCAAGAAATTTTTAGAAGTGATAACGAACGTTATGAAAATTTTGAACAAGCAAAAAAAATTCATCATAGCTTATTAGATACTTATAAAAAATACGACTATCACTTACAAGATGTTCCTTTTGGAAGCATTGAAGAAAGAGCCAATCATATACTAAATGTTGTAAAAGCTTTGTAA
- a CDS encoding SDR family NAD(P)-dependent oxidoreductase, translated as MKHLVIVGGSKGIGKAIALQFLETHKVTNISRNEPDFTHQYLTHHSCDVLNEDLPDLEQPIDYLIYCPGSINLKPVGRLKLDDFRADFEINVIGAVKTIQKYLDNIKKGTNPSIVLFSTVATDLGMPFHASVAASKSAVEGLVKSIGAELAPTVRVNAVAPTVTNTDLASKLLRNEKQEENMRDRHPLKKYLQPEEVANMASFLCSDKSLSVSGQVFKLDCGIVSFKL; from the coding sequence ATGAAACATTTAGTCATTGTTGGAGGCAGTAAAGGCATAGGAAAAGCAATTGCTTTACAGTTTTTAGAAACACACAAAGTGACAAACATTAGCAGGAATGAGCCTGATTTTACTCATCAATACCTAACACATCATTCCTGCGATGTTTTAAACGAAGATTTACCAGATTTAGAACAGCCTATAGATTATTTAATATATTGTCCTGGTAGCATTAACCTAAAGCCTGTTGGACGTTTAAAATTAGACGATTTTAGAGCAGATTTTGAAATTAACGTTATTGGTGCTGTAAAAACAATTCAAAAGTATTTAGATAACATCAAAAAAGGCACTAATCCTTCAATTGTATTATTTAGTACTGTGGCTACAGATTTAGGAATGCCTTTTCATGCAAGTGTAGCAGCTTCAAAAAGTGCTGTAGAAGGACTTGTAAAATCTATTGGTGCAGAACTTGCGCCAACTGTAAGAGTTAATGCTGTAGCGCCAACTGTGACTAATACAGATTTAGCGTCAAAACTATTGCGTAATGAAAAACAAGAAGAAAACATGCGCGATCGTCATCCATTAAAAAAATATTTACAACCAGAAGAAGTTGCTAATATGGCTTCATTCTTATGTTCGGATAAATCATTATCAGTCTCTGGTCAAGTGTTTAAATTAGATTGTGGTATTGTTAGTTTTAAATTATAA
- the folE gene encoding GTP cyclohydrolase I FolE, whose product MKKEKLKMTTNGHNLNGFTVEDIGDDHLFTSLETPMKKDAFKISDEEKKERISILFEEIMDVLGLDLTDDSLQGTPKRVAKMYVDEIFSGLNPANKPKIALFDNKYQYNQMLVEKDITFYSNCEHHFVPIIGKAHVAYISSGKVIGLSKLNRIVQYYAKRPQVQERLTNQIGEDLKQILNTEDVAVIIDAKHLCVSSRGVKDDTSATVTTFYSGQFNNPQKITELQNYLKQ is encoded by the coding sequence ATGAAAAAAGAAAAATTAAAAATGACTACAAATGGTCACAATCTTAACGGTTTTACTGTCGAAGATATTGGAGACGATCACCTATTTACAAGTTTAGAAACTCCGATGAAAAAAGACGCTTTTAAAATTTCTGATGAAGAAAAAAAAGAGCGAATCTCTATCCTTTTTGAAGAAATAATGGACGTTCTAGGTCTAGATCTTACAGACGATTCACTTCAAGGCACGCCAAAACGTGTTGCTAAAATGTATGTTGACGAGATATTCTCTGGATTAAATCCTGCTAACAAACCAAAAATTGCATTGTTTGATAATAAATATCAATACAATCAAATGTTAGTAGAAAAAGACATTACGTTTTACTCTAACTGCGAGCACCATTTTGTACCTATTATAGGTAAAGCTCATGTAGCTTACATCTCTTCAGGTAAAGTAATTGGACTTTCTAAATTAAACAGAATTGTTCAATATTATGCCAAAAGACCTCAAGTACAAGAGCGTTTAACCAACCAAATTGGCGAAGACTTAAAACAAATTTTAAATACCGAAGACGTTGCAGTTATCATAGATGCAAAACACCTTTGCGTGTCTTCTAGAGGCGTAAAAGATGATACTTCTGCTACTGTTACGACCTTTTACAGTGGACAATTTAATAATCCCCAAAAAATTACCGAATTGCAAAACTATTTAAAACAATAA
- a CDS encoding RecQ family ATP-dependent DNA helicase gives MQHPINILERYWKFSSFRPLQEDIINAVLNGEDTFALLPTGGGKSICFQVPALAKDGICIVISPLVALMKDQVRALQNKGIKALALTSGINTKDLDTILDNCIYGNYKFLYLSPERLQQELVQDRIRQMNVNLIAVDEAHCISQWGNDFRPAYKNINILRQLQPTVNVIALTASATPKVKEDIVKELDFISPKIFEQSFYRPNIAYMVFEEEDKHFRLKAILNKNKQSSIIYVRNRKATIEICQFLEQENISCTYYHGGLNNTEKDLHLTQWINNQKQVMVATNAFGMGIDKPDVKTVIHLNLPDSIENYFQEAGRAGRDSNKAYAVILKNKNDKAILEKQFISILPTVDVVKTIYRKLSNYFQISYGEGSFQTFQFNFNHFCSVYKFNALVAYNALQILDRTSIITLTKQFNNQTEVQFILPNQALFNYLEKHKTLAIVVKSILRTYGGIFDHVTKINTSIIANKANVSLQQIYAILNQLEQDHVITLNVIKTDAQITFIEPREDDKTINRISKTIKQQHLLKVNQVKAVLNYVDNNNVCKSKQLLDYFGEKNLKDCGICSVCIKSKNKTTTLDQKQLKTQIISLLEHSAKGSRELFELIKTDENSINNCLKELLEQEIITITNTNTYKLKHL, from the coding sequence ATGCAACATCCAATAAACATATTAGAGCGTTATTGGAAATTTTCATCGTTTAGACCTTTACAAGAAGATATAATAAACGCTGTTTTAAATGGCGAAGATACATTTGCTTTATTACCAACTGGTGGCGGAAAAAGTATTTGTTTTCAAGTTCCTGCTTTAGCTAAAGATGGTATTTGCATAGTAATTTCGCCTTTAGTTGCTTTAATGAAAGATCAAGTTAGAGCCTTACAAAACAAAGGTATTAAAGCACTTGCTTTAACTAGTGGAATTAATACCAAAGATCTAGATACTATTTTAGACAACTGTATTTATGGCAACTACAAGTTTTTATACTTATCACCAGAACGATTACAACAAGAGCTTGTACAAGATAGAATTAGGCAAATGAATGTTAATCTTATTGCTGTAGATGAAGCACATTGCATAAGCCAATGGGGAAACGATTTTAGACCAGCCTATAAAAACATAAATATATTAAGGCAGTTACAACCTACTGTTAATGTTATTGCATTAACAGCAAGCGCAACACCAAAAGTAAAAGAGGATATTGTTAAGGAGTTAGACTTTATTAGTCCTAAAATTTTCGAGCAGTCTTTTTACAGACCTAATATTGCATATATGGTTTTTGAAGAAGAAGACAAGCACTTTAGATTAAAGGCTATTTTAAATAAAAATAAACAATCTTCTATAATATATGTAAGAAATAGAAAAGCAACTATAGAGATTTGTCAGTTTTTAGAACAAGAAAACATTAGTTGCACCTATTATCATGGTGGATTAAATAACACAGAAAAAGATTTACATCTAACCCAATGGATTAATAATCAAAAACAAGTAATGGTTGCAACCAATGCATTTGGTATGGGAATTGATAAACCAGATGTAAAAACCGTTATTCACTTAAATCTGCCGGATAGCATAGAAAATTATTTTCAAGAAGCTGGTCGTGCAGGGAGAGATAGCAATAAAGCCTATGCAGTAATATTAAAAAATAAAAATGATAAAGCTATTCTTGAAAAGCAATTTATTTCAATTTTACCAACAGTAGATGTTGTTAAAACCATTTACAGGAAGTTGAGTAACTATTTTCAAATTTCTTATGGAGAAGGCAGTTTTCAAACATTTCAATTTAACTTTAATCATTTTTGTTCTGTATATAAATTTAATGCTTTAGTTGCTTATAATGCATTGCAAATATTAGATAGAACAAGTATAATTACGCTTACTAAACAATTTAATAATCAAACAGAAGTTCAATTTATATTACCAAATCAAGCGTTATTTAATTATTTAGAAAAACATAAAACCTTAGCAATTGTTGTTAAGTCTATTTTAAGGACTTATGGTGGTATTTTTGATCATGTAACAAAAATAAATACATCTATTATAGCTAATAAAGCCAATGTTAGCCTACAACAGATATATGCTATATTAAATCAATTAGAACAAGATCATGTAATAACCCTAAATGTTATAAAAACAGATGCGCAAATCACGTTTATAGAACCAAGAGAAGATGATAAAACTATAAACAGAATTTCTAAAACAATTAAACAACAACATTTACTAAAAGTAAATCAAGTTAAAGCTGTCCTTAATTATGTAGACAATAATAACGTTTGTAAAAGCAAACAACTGTTAGATTATTTTGGAGAAAAAAATCTTAAAGATTGTGGAATATGTTCTGTATGCATAAAGTCCAAAAACAAAACAACTACCTTAGATCAAAAACAGTTAAAAACCCAAATTATTTCACTATTAGAACATAGTGCAAAAGGAAGCCGAGAATTATTCGAATTAATTAAAACAGACGAAAACTCTATTAACAATTGCCTAAAAGAGCTTTTAGAACAAGAAATAATCACTATAACAAATACCAACACATATAAATTAAAACATTTATAA
- a CDS encoding Lacal_2735 family protein encodes MFGLFKSKSEIEKLQLKYEKLMKEWHRLSTINRSKSDQIYAEAQEVMNKIEALKQ; translated from the coding sequence ATGTTTGGACTATTTAAATCGAAATCTGAAATAGAAAAACTTCAACTGAAGTACGAAAAACTGATGAAAGAATGGCATAGATTATCTACCATTAACAGATCCAAAAGTGATCAAATTTATGCCGAAGCTCAAGAAGTGATGAATAAAATAGAAGCATTAAAACAATGA